From one Solea solea chromosome 15, fSolSol10.1, whole genome shotgun sequence genomic stretch:
- the nkx2.3 gene encoding homeobox protein Nkx-2.3, with protein MLPSPVITSSTTPFSVKDILKLELQQQSQQQQQQQQLQFISCFGLSGALPHQCPGTNKSLRSHSPPSCMLAARDSPSPMSSGLSESEERMSYLNSMTVPDRLSGSGLPVDMFGITAQNHSAELQLESGEQEEQESNSCGVLRGECEDPDSEKPATKQQRTRRKPRVLFSQAQVFELERRFKQQRYLSAPEREHLASSLKLTSTQVKIWFQNRRYKCKRQRQDKSLEMAGHHHHHHHHHPPPPPPPRRVAVPVLVRDGRPCLSGSQNYNSSYTVGAPNPYSYTYPAYSYNSSVYTNTYSCTYSSLPALPPNNTTANAFMNMNLGNLGAQTQSQAPQGPVVTPCQGALQGIRAW; from the exons ATGCTTCCCAGTCCGGTCATAACGTCTTCCACCACGCCTTTTTCTGTGAAGGATATTCTCAAATTAGAGTTGCAGCAGcagtctcagcagcagcagcagcagcagcagctccagttcATCTCGTGCTTCGGTCTCTCCGGTGCGCTGCCACATCAGTGCCCTGGCACAAACAAATCGCTCCGCTCTCACTCGCCGCCCTCCTGCATGCTGGCAGCCAGGGACAGTCCGAGCCCCATGAGCTCCGGTCTCTCGGAGAGCGAGGAGAGGATGTCGTACCTTAATTCGATGACGGTGCCGGACCGGCTGTCGGGCTCCGGTCTGCCCGTGGACATGTTCGGCATCACGGCGCAGAACCACTCCGCAGAGCTTCAGCTGGAGAGCGGGGAGCAAGAGGAGCAAGAGAGCA ACAGCTGTGGTGTGTTGCGGGGCGAGTGTGAGGATCCAGATTCAGAGAAACCCGCCACCAAGCAGCAGAGGACCCGCAGGAAACCGCGCGTCCTCTTCTCGCAAGCTCAGGTGTTCGAGCTGGAGCGGCGCTTCAAGCAGCAGCGTTACCTGTCTGCGCCGGAGAGAGAGCACCTGGCCAGCTCCCTGAAACTCACCTCCACCCAGGTCAAGATCTGGTTCCAGAACAGGAGGTACAAATGTAAGAGGCAGCGGCAGGACAAGAGTCTAGAGATGGCGggtcaccatcaccaccatcaccaccaccacccaccgccgccgccaccgcccaGGAGGGTGGCTGTGCCGGTGCTGGTCCGGGACGGGAGGCCTTGTCTCTCTGGATCCCAGAACTATAACTCGTCTTACACAGTGGGAGCTCCAAACCCGTACAGCTACACTTATCCCGCCTACAGCTACAACAGCTCGGTGTACACCAACACTTACTCCTGTACTTACTCCAGTTTACCTGCTCTACCGCCCAACAACACCACTGCCAACGCTTTTATGAACATGAATTTGGGAAACCTTGGCGCGCAGACGCAAAGCCAGGCTCCTCAGGGGCCAGTGGTCACACCCTGCCAAGGAGCTCTGCAGGGCATACGAGCGTGGTAG